A genome region from Chlorobaculum tepidum TLS includes the following:
- a CDS encoding phosphatase PAP2 family protein — protein sequence MQLDTRRFASLVSWIISPVVVAPAVYLLIVLYRYSATSSHLDWFLVLFLSATIVPMFLIYGLKKIGRVSDYNITFREQRFLPLLVLVGVNLVGYELMKQLDAPRFLSAILLFNAVNTVFILLVTLQWKISIHLFSLTSSIALLVLSFGLPALVLLCFVPLLMWSRIYLKAHNFMQTLVGSIIGFLLMYGEFKWWLAL from the coding sequence ATGCAGCTCGATACACGCCGGTTCGCCTCTCTGGTCTCATGGATCATCAGTCCTGTCGTCGTGGCCCCGGCAGTTTATCTGCTTATTGTTCTGTATCGTTATTCGGCTACATCCAGTCATCTCGACTGGTTTCTGGTGCTGTTTCTTTCGGCCACGATTGTTCCGATGTTCCTGATTTACGGACTCAAGAAGATCGGCCGGGTTTCGGATTACAATATCACTTTCCGGGAGCAGCGATTCCTGCCGCTGCTGGTGCTGGTTGGGGTCAATCTCGTTGGCTACGAGCTGATGAAGCAGCTCGACGCGCCGCGATTTCTCTCGGCGATTCTGCTTTTCAATGCCGTCAATACGGTCTTCATCCTCTTGGTCACGCTTCAGTGGAAAATCAGCATTCATCTCTTTTCCCTGACCTCGTCTATCGCGCTGCTCGTGCTCTCCTTCGGGCTGCCCGCGCTGGTGTTGCTCTGCTTCGTGCCGCTCCTGATGTGGTCGCGCATTTATCTCAAGGCCCATAACTTTATGCAGACGCTTGTTGGCAGCATCATCGGTTTTCTGCTGATGTACGGTGAATTCAAATGGTGGCTTGCACTGTGA